From the genome of Pelosinus fermentans DSM 17108:
CTCTAAATTCTTCGAAAAAGATTGATTTTCCTGTATATTGATCCAAAAATTAACTGGATGTGAATCATTGCAGATCCAATAGGCTATGAGTCTAAAACATTTTATTTGTATAATTTCACTGTATCTGCTGCGTTAAATAAATTCATCTTGAATTCAATAACTTCACGTGCAGCAGCTATACATGGCGGATAAATAGCGTTGGGTTCATACCAGCCATCATTATCTTTTAACACTTCACGCACCTTTTTATAGTAAGCCGCTTTTACGTCGCTGGAAATATTTATTTTAGAGATTCCTATTTTTACGGATTCTGCAATTTCTTCGTCAGCATTTGATGAGCCTCCGTGTAAAACTAATGGAACTGCAACAACATTTCTGATCTCTTTTAATAAATCCAGCCTAAGTTTTGGCTTCATTCCTTTTGGATAAATACCATGCGCTGTTCCAATAGCAACTGCTAATGTATCAATGCCCGTTTTTTCTACAAAATCTTTTGCTAACTTAGGATCCGTGTATATAATCTTGCTTGCTCCCCCCTCAGCAGAGGTTCCAGTAGTCCCTATTGTTCCTAATTCTGCTTCTACTGAAACATGAATTGGATGTGCTGCTCCTACAACTTTTTTGGTTATTGCAATATTGTCTTCATATGACAAATGGGAGCCATCAATCATTACAGAAGTAAAACCGCATTGAATTGCGCGCATCACTTGCTCAAAACTTCCACCATGATCTAAATGGATAACCATTGGTACTTTGGCTGCGTTAGCTTCTGCTTTGCAGGATTCAACAAAGCTATCTCCCAGAAAGGATAATTCATCTGGATGAATTGCTAAAATGACTGGACATTGTATTTTTTCTGCACTTTGAACCACTGCTGTTAAAATTTGTCCACTGCCGATATTGAATGCAGGTACTGCAAACTGATTTTTCTGCGCTACTTCCAGCAATTCCTTCATATTCATTAACATGTGTGTCTCTCCTCATATTTTATATTGATTTATCATTTGATCCTGCTAATCGAATATAATATCTAACTTTCTCAATGCTATCCTCTTCTACTTGGTGAATTAATTCAAAATAATTTTTATCGGGAATTTCTTTTAATTGAGCCTTCGTGCTTTCTGTACAAGCATTGAAAAAATCACAGCCCACGTTGATCTTGTTAATGCCAAACTGTACTGCCTGCAAAATATTCTCTTCACCGGATCCTGATCCCCCATGCAACACAAGAGGTACCTTCGTATTATCCTTAATTGCTTTTAATCGCCGGAAATCAAATTTTGGCACCATCCCATCGGGATAGTTTCCATGAGATGATCCAAAAGATATGGCTAAAGCGTCAACCCCTGTTTCCTCTGCGAAGAGTTTTGCTTCATCGGGATCTGAATACATGGCAGTTTGTGTAAAAGAACCATCTTCATTGGTTCCCATGCAGCCAATTTCGCCTTCGACACTTACATTGTATTCTTTGGCAAATTCCACAATCTTTTTGCTGAATTCAATATTTCCCCTTAAATCATAGCGAGAAGCATCTACCATTACAGAAGAAAATCCATTTATAATTGCCTGGGTTAGATATTCATATTCAGTACCATGATCCAAATTCAGAGCAACTTCCACATCAGCTCGTTCTGCCAATATTTTCACAACAGGAGCAATTAAGCCGCTATCACAATGGCTTACTAAATGATCTTGCACTATATTTATGATGATTGGTGCTTTTTCAAGTTCGGCTGCAGTAATGACAGCTCTAATCGTTTCTAGATTAAAACAATTAATTGCCATCACTGCATAATATCCTTCATTTGCTTTTTTGAGCATTTCTTTCATTGAAACGTACATGTTTCACCCTCTCATCTAATTTGATCTGTGATATTAAGTTCTGATAAATCTACGCTTTCATCTTCTTCATCAAAGAATGAATCGTCTGCGGCTGTTTTTTTTGTTAATACTAATATTGCAGCCGTTATCACTGTGCCAATGGATAAAGCTGCCAAGAATCCTATTGGATTCTCCATGGCAGGCACGATAAACATACCACCTGAAGGTACGGGGCTTCCTACATTCCAAAGCATGGAGAATCCGCCACCTATGGCTGCACCTATGGAACAAGCAGCGATAACGCGAATTGGATCTCTGGCTGCAATGGGAATAACGCCTTCCGTTATCATCGCAACGCCCATGGGGAATGCAATTTTAATATTTTCTGCCTCTTCTTTTGAATATTTTTTCTTTGCTATGATCCATGATAATGCAACGCCGAATGGCGGAACCATGGATGCAAGAATTTTAACAGCTTCTGGTCCATAGATTCCTTCTACTAATAAACCATCTGCAAATAATGAAGCAACTTTATTTACAGGTCCCCCAAAGTCAAATGCCGCCATTGCGCCCATTCCTAAACCGAATATAAATCTTGAGCCACCTTGCAAGCCTTTTAATACTTCTGTCAGTGTTGCTGTTAACCAAACAATGGGAGTACCAATTACATAGAACATAAGTAAGCCTACAACCATAGTTGAAATTAAGGGTAAAATCATCATTGGCATTAAACCTTGCGCCCATACTGGTACTTTCAAATTATTCCTTAAATATTGTACGAAATAGCCAACGATATATCCTCCTAGCATGCCGCCCAGGAAACCAGCACCAATTGCATTTGCGATTAAGCCCATCATTAAACCCGGAGCAATACCTGGACGATCAGCAATGGAATAGCTAATAGCACCTGCTATTACCGGAACAATTAAACCCATGCCAAATACACCAAGAGAAACCAGCGCATCAGCAATTGAATACGCTTCTTTGTAATTTTTTATGACTGATCCGCCTGAGAGATTTCCAATGGCAATAAGGAGACCCGCTGTTACAACTAGAGGCAGCATATAAGAGATACCCGTCATTGCATGTTTTTTAAGTTGTAATTTTCTTAACATACTATCTCTCCTCTAAATTTCCATATTTAATTATAGTCCTAAGTCAGCCTGGATCTTTTTTATGATTGATTTTGGCGATTTAATAGCAATGTTAGTTGGAATATTGAGAATTTTTTTGCCTGCGAATCGTTCTTTACCACCAACGTTGATATCGGCTGCTACGATTACGATATCTGCATTTTTAATATCAATCTCCGTTAATTCATCCTCCGTCCCGATTGTTCCCTGGGTCTCAATGTGAATTTCATGCCCTAACTCTTTAGCCGCTTTCATTAGTTTTTCTTTTGCAATATACGTATGAGCAATACCTGAAGTACAAGCTGCAATTCCTACAATCTTCATAACATCCCTCCTCTCTTTTTTAAATTATCTGCCTGAAAATATAGCTAAGATTTCTTCAGGTGATTTAGCCTTTAGTAACTTGGCACAAACATCATCATCTCCTAAATTACTAGCTACTTTTGCTAATATCTTTATATGAGTGCTATTTTTGTCTTCATCTGTAACCGCAAATAAAATAATAAAACGAACCGGCTTATCATCCAGACTTTTCCAATGAATATCAGTTTTCGTTCTCCCAATAGCCAGTGATGTTTTGTTAACAAATTTTGATTTTCCATGGGGGATAGCGATACCATTACCAATTCCGGTTGTTCCTAGTGATTCTCGATAAAATACATCTTTTAGAAAGTTCTCCCGATTTGATATCGCATTTACATGAAGCAATAAGTCCGTTAACTCTTCCACAACTTCCTCTCTTGTAGTAGCCTCCATATCCAATTTAATTGTTTCACTTCTTATTACTTTTGATAAATCCATAGTTCTACCCCATTTCCTTTAATTTTTCATAAAAAAGCGTTGCACATCGATAGCACGAGTGCATTCCAGCAGATAATTCATCGCATTTTTCGCCTCGTATAAATGATAGATCTCCATGACTATATTTTTTGCGTGCTCATAATCCGAATTGAGAATAAAAAATTTTATGCAACTGCTGCCTTCCGTATTGTTCACGATTTGGATTGCAAGCCGCTTAATATTGGAATTTCCAGCCAGGTATATCTGTATTTTTTTGCCGAAATCAACTTTATAAAACACTAATTTATGTGCATTGTTCTTTTCTAAATCATTAATAATCACTGCATCTTCTGTGTTAATGTAAATATCAGCAGCAGAATTTAATTTTTCAAGATTTTCTAGTTGTAAATCTTGCTTCGTATTTTCAAATGAATCTTCAATCAAGATGTTCTTAATATTCTTAATGTCTTTTTCATTTAATAATGCTGAAACAAGCATGTATGGTTTTTCTTTAATGGCTAAATGAACCGTGGAAATAATAAAGTCGATATCATCGAGATTGATCGTATTTAATTTATGTTCTGATATCACATCCCCAATCTGCCATTGAGGAAATGCTCGTCTCAACCGGGTTGTCAATAATTGTGAAGTACCATAGCCGCTATGGCAAACTACAATTACTTTCTTATAACTGATTTCTCTTTCAATTGCTGCTTGAAAATAAGTTACTAAGTATCCAATTTCGTCAATGCTGATCGTATTTAAATTGTATTTTAAGGTAATCAAATGCACCACGATCTGGCATATGCTTAACATTTCAGTAAACCGTTCCTCAATTTCTTTTAATAATGGATTTTTTATTTGAATGTTATATTTAAGACGATTCAGCATTGGTCTAATATGAAGTATTAATCCATCATGCAGCAAGGTATCTTTGGTCAAATCAAAGGTTAAAATATCAGAGACCATTTTGACTAGAGAAGCAGTTATATCAATGTAATTCACTTCCAGATCTTTTTTAATGACTAATGAATTTCCCAGCAGCCGTTGTCCAACGCCGCATGAAACCAGGTATTGATAAATATAATAAATTTCTGAGTCATTAATCTTAATTTTACATTTTTCATAAATTTTTAGTGCTAACTTCGCAGCACTTTCAGATATTGCATCGTCAGCAGACAGGAACGTGAAGCTGCTATTATTCTGCCCTTGGATTTGGTTGCCGTCACTTACTCTTTTTATACAGATAAGAATATGGGTTAATAAATTAATAAAATATGGATCACCAATTGTGTATTCCAATGTTTTTTCTAAATCAATCAATATTTTTTCAATATATAAGACTAAATCAAGATCAAAAATCTTCGATAATCCCTTTATTGTCTGTGAATCAAGCCTGGAGAGACACTCTACGTCAAGACTATCACTAGTATCGTTTAGCAATTCACTGGTAATGGACGCAATTGCTTTTCTTATATTTACTTCTGATCCATTAATCTTTGTGCCCTCCACACTTCTATCGAGTGTAATATCATAACTTTGCAGCCAATCCTCTATAAACTTTAAATCATTTGCAATGGAGGCTTTGCTAACATAATATGCATCTGCTAATTTTTGAATGGATGTATTTTGATTGGATTGCGTGAGCAGCAATTTCAAAGTTTCTATTCTGCGATTTTTGATTGACAATGGATCGACAGCCTCTAAATTCGCATTGATATCGTTTAGTAAATCCATTTTTTGATGAGTAACAATCTTTATTCGTATACCACTGCCTGGCTTGCGATTAATCTTAATATTTTTATTTTTCAAATAATTTTCAATAAAATTTATATCTTTGGATAGTGTTTTATCAGATACTTTAAGAATTCCGGAATAATATTTAATTGGTTTAAAATCATTTTCTGCAATAAGTAGTCTGATTAATTCTTTTTGTCGTAAATTGAATATAGCCACTTATTCTTCCTCCTTATTACGATCTGCATTAACCTATCTCGTGTTAATAGTAACATACGTATTATTTCTTTAAAATACTAAATGCCTTCTGCTATGATACAGAAGGTTTAGTACCTAACTACGTAATTTTAGCGGCAGGAATATCAAGCCGCCGTTACTCATAAACTCTAGCGCCCCCGCACTAAAAGTGCAGGGGCGCTAGAATTTACTTCAAATGAGGCAGTTGCCCCTTCTACATCCAAGTCCAAAATGAAATTCGTTTTTAAAAGTTATTAATAATTATAGCTTGCTTTTACCCATATTGTACGACCAGGTTCGTTTACTCTAAATGAAGAAGCAATACCCAGCGCAGGGATTGCTGCCCCTGATCGGCTAATAAATTCAGAGTAATTTTTATCAAAGATATTATCAATTCCAGCCGCGATAGTAACCTGTTTGGTCGCCTTATAGGCCAGGTTGGCTGAAAGGATACCAAAGCCACTGCTTGCACCCAGATCATAGCCAATTTCACTGCCGCTGTTTAAATCGTAACGGGTTTGTGCCTGAACGCCGCGCCACAGCAAGCCCGCTTCTACCTTCTCATGGCTGTATTTGAGTCCCAGTGTTCCTTCCAAGGGTGGAATTTGGGCTAATGGTTTATCATCCGCATCATTATTGCCCCGTACATAGGCAAGTGAAGCTGTTGCCGTCCAATGCTTATTCAGCGAATAGATCAGATCGATTTCGCCCCCATAGAGTGATGCATCAATATTTTCTGCTGTCTTTGTCGCTGAGTTATTTGCATTTTTAAATAAGATAAAGTCATCTATATTTGCATAAAACAAAGATATACTCGTATTAAGTTTTCCTGAACGATAAATAAGTCCGGTATCAAGTTGAGTGCTCTTTTCTGGTTTCAGATAAAAATTGGTTCTCCGTTCCCAATAATCTGCTGGTCTTTGGGCATGTCCAATACCGACATATGAGGTAACCGGGGCATTTTTATGATCATGTTCATAACGCAGGAAGGCACCGTATGTCCGGTCATGATCTTCCGCCTCTGTTTTTGCATTCTTTACATCAAGGCTGTCAGTCCTGAGTCCAGCCAGCAAACGGCTATTCGTATCCAACTGGTGTTTAGCTTCGCCAAACAGACCATAATTCGTGAATATCAAATCCCGGCTCCAGCTTGAATACCCCATCCCCATATTACTTCGTCCATTATGTTTATTTTTTTGATAATCCATTCCAACGGTTCCCGTAGTCGATTTTCCTAAAATTAAATCTGCTGCTAAACGTCCGCCATTTGCAGTCCGGTCAACTTCCATAGCCATATTCATCATGGATGAGTTAGGCCGTAATGAGTAGTTGTCCATCACATGATCCACATAATTATGAAATGCTTTGAATTCTATATTACTAATCACCGATGATACATTTTTCTTGCTAAACTTAAAAGTATAATCATTACGGTCAAATTTCGGACCATCCATTGACCTTCCGCCGTAAGCCGCTTCAGCATCACTGGTTTCTGCAGTAAATTCATACAATGTATCCGCATCAGGTGTCCAGCCAAAAATACCAGTCAGACTTTGCCTCGTATAAAAAGAATGAACTTTATTGCCATTACCGTCTTTATAGTCATTCGAATTTGACCTGGTTTTTATAATCCGTACATAACCTTTTGTATCACCCGCAGTAACGTCCAATAATTCATCATCACGGCCGGCACTGCCGACAAGTACACTGCTGTTAACCCTGACTCCCGGCTGGTCAAATCGTTTTGTCTCCCGTTCAAATAAGACCGTTCCAGCTACGTTACCGCCACCGTATTTAACCGTCTCAGGTCCTTTCAAAACTGAAATTTTGCTATACGCTTCAGGAAAAACATAAGAAGTGGTCGGATCCATCCGGCCAGGGCATGCTCCAAACTGATACGTACCATCTAATAAAACATTAAGACGCGTTCCTCCCAATCCCCGGAAAACCGGATCGCTGCCTGTCCCGCCCTGTCGGGCCACCGAAAAGCCT
Proteins encoded in this window:
- a CDS encoding ketose-bisphosphate aldolase codes for the protein MLMNMKELLEVAQKNQFAVPAFNIGSGQILTAVVQSAEKIQCPVILAIHPDELSFLGDSFVESCKAEANAAKVPMVIHLDHGGSFEQVMRAIQCGFTSVMIDGSHLSYEDNIAITKKVVGAAHPIHVSVEAELGTIGTTGTSAEGGASKIIYTDPKLAKDFVEKTGIDTLAVAIGTAHGIYPKGMKPKLRLDLLKEIRNVVAVPLVLHGGSSNADEEIAESVKIGISKINISSDVKAAYYKKVREVLKDNDGWYEPNAIYPPCIAAAREVIEFKMNLFNAADTVKLYK
- a CDS encoding TonB-dependent copper receptor: MKKVRTFVISSLLLLSANTQSALAAEEEKVTFTLDEIVVTAPAVSEPLIVETDPKSPRQPVPAADGGGYLKNIPGFSVARQGGTGSDPVFRGLGGTRLNVLLDGTYQFGACPGRMDPTTSYVFPEAYSKISVLKGPETVKYGGGNVAGTVLFERETKRFDQPGVRVNSSVLVGSAGRDDELLDVTAGDTKGYVRIIKTRSNSNDYKDGNGNKVHSFYTRQSLTGIFGWTPDADTLYEFTAETSDAEAAYGGRSMDGPKFDRNDYTFKFSKKNVSSVISNIEFKAFHNYVDHVMDNYSLRPNSSMMNMAMEVDRTANGGRLAADLILGKSTTGTVGMDYQKNKHNGRSNMGMGYSSWSRDLIFTNYGLFGEAKHQLDTNSRLLAGLRTDSLDVKNAKTEAEDHDRTYGAFLRYEHDHKNAPVTSYVGIGHAQRPADYWERRTNFYLKPEKSTQLDTGLIYRSGKLNTSISLFYANIDDFILFKNANNSATKTAENIDASLYGGEIDLIYSLNKHWTATASLAYVRGNNDADDKPLAQIPPLEGTLGLKYSHEKVEAGLLWRGVQAQTRYDLNSGSEIGYDLGASSGFGILSANLAYKATKQVTIAAGIDNIFDKNYSEFISRSGAAIPALGIASSFRVNEPGRTIWVKASYNY
- a CDS encoding BglG family transcription antiterminator is translated as MAIFNLRQKELIRLLIAENDFKPIKYYSGILKVSDKTLSKDINFIENYLKNKNIKINRKPGSGIRIKIVTHQKMDLLNDINANLEAVDPLSIKNRRIETLKLLLTQSNQNTSIQKLADAYYVSKASIANDLKFIEDWLQSYDITLDRSVEGTKINGSEVNIRKAIASITSELLNDTSDSLDVECLSRLDSQTIKGLSKIFDLDLVLYIEKILIDLEKTLEYTIGDPYFINLLTHILICIKRVSDGNQIQGQNNSSFTFLSADDAISESAAKLALKIYEKCKIKINDSEIYYIYQYLVSCGVGQRLLGNSLVIKKDLEVNYIDITASLVKMVSDILTFDLTKDTLLHDGLILHIRPMLNRLKYNIQIKNPLLKEIEERFTEMLSICQIVVHLITLKYNLNTISIDEIGYLVTYFQAAIEREISYKKVIVVCHSGYGTSQLLTTRLRRAFPQWQIGDVISEHKLNTINLDDIDFIISTVHLAIKEKPYMLVSALLNEKDIKNIKNILIEDSFENTKQDLQLENLEKLNSAADIYINTEDAVIINDLEKNNAHKLVFYKVDFGKKIQIYLAGNSNIKRLAIQIVNNTEGSSCIKFFILNSDYEHAKNIVMEIYHLYEAKNAMNYLLECTRAIDVQRFFMKN
- a CDS encoding PTS fructose transporter subunit IIC, which translates into the protein MLRKLQLKKHAMTGISYMLPLVVTAGLLIAIGNLSGGSVIKNYKEAYSIADALVSLGVFGMGLIVPVIAGAISYSIADRPGIAPGLMMGLIANAIGAGFLGGMLGGYIVGYFVQYLRNNLKVPVWAQGLMPMMILPLISTMVVGLLMFYVIGTPIVWLTATLTEVLKGLQGGSRFIFGLGMGAMAAFDFGGPVNKVASLFADGLLVEGIYGPEAVKILASMVPPFGVALSWIIAKKKYSKEEAENIKIAFPMGVAMITEGVIPIAARDPIRVIAACSIGAAIGGGFSMLWNVGSPVPSGGMFIVPAMENPIGFLAALSIGTVITAAILVLTKKTAADDSFFDEEDESVDLSELNITDQIR
- a CDS encoding class II fructose-bisphosphate aldolase, whose translation is MYVSMKEMLKKANEGYYAVMAINCFNLETIRAVITAAELEKAPIIINIVQDHLVSHCDSGLIAPVVKILAERADVEVALNLDHGTEYEYLTQAIINGFSSVMVDASRYDLRGNIEFSKKIVEFAKEYNVSVEGEIGCMGTNEDGSFTQTAMYSDPDEAKLFAEETGVDALAISFGSSHGNYPDGMVPKFDFRRLKAIKDNTKVPLVLHGGSGSGEENILQAVQFGINKINVGCDFFNACTESTKAQLKEIPDKNYFELIHQVEEDSIEKVRYYIRLAGSNDKSI
- a CDS encoding PTS sugar transporter subunit IIA, which codes for MDLSKVIRSETIKLDMEATTREEVVEELTDLLLHVNAISNRENFLKDVFYRESLGTTGIGNGIAIPHGKSKFVNKTSLAIGRTKTDIHWKSLDDKPVRFIILFAVTDEDKNSTHIKILAKVASNLGDDDVCAKLLKAKSPEEILAIFSGR
- a CDS encoding PTS fructose transporter subunit IIB encodes the protein MKIVGIAACTSGIAHTYIAKEKLMKAAKELGHEIHIETQGTIGTEDELTEIDIKNADIVIVAADINVGGKERFAGKKILNIPTNIAIKSPKSIIKKIQADLGL